TTAATGCCCGACAAAGAAACGGAAGAAAAATTCAAAAAACGGATTGCTATGGGACGTTATGGTGAGCATTATGAATTAGCCAATCTTGCAGTTTATTTGATGTCGGATCTTTCACCTTACCTAACAGGTGATTGCATTACCATCGATGGTGGAGAGCGGTTACTGGCCGGGCAATTTAATTATTTGGCTGAAATTGCACCCAGACCGGAATTGAGAAAAGTATTACAGATGATGAAACCGAAAAAATGATGATTTGCGAATGGGGAATTAGGATTGCGGAATGGGGAATTAGGATTGCGGAATGGGGATTTGGGATTGCGGAATAACTTATCTAATAGGAGGGAATAGAATTCTAAATTTCTAAATTAATCGAAATAAATTCCGAACTCCGAAATCAAAATGATTTACGAATGGGGAATTAGGATTGTGGAATGGGGATTTGGGATTGCGGAATAATTTATCTGAAGAAGAAGCTGACGAATCATTATTTTAGTTAGAATTATTGGTTGAATCTAAAGTTATTCCTCAGAATCGAATTGAAGATTTGATGGAAGAAGCTAATGAGATAGTATCGATTATCATTGCATCTATCAAAACAGCTAGAAAAAATAAAGAGAAATGAATAGAAGAATTTCTAAATTTCCAAATTAATCAAAATAAATTCTAAATTCCGAACTCCGAATTCCGAAATCAAAATGATTTACGAATGGGGATTTAGGATTGCGGAATATTTATTGGTGAAAGACTAAATGCTTTTAATTGGAAGTTGACGAACACGTATTTGGCTGTCAGTTACACTTATAATCGCTCCTTGCTTGAGCGCTGAGGAGTGGTTAGTTACAATTTTTTTTAGCGTAGAATTAACATTATTTGGTTGCATATTTCTCAATCGAAAGATAATCACACTTGGTAATTTTGCTTTACTAGCTGCAACCAATTCACTGAAATCAAGGTCATGGGTTAATAGGATGAAACCTTCATTTTTTGCCTTATTTAGAATTTCAGAATCCAGCATTTTATTTAATTTGAGAGCACTAAGATGGATAGATTCGAATCCAAGTGCAATTAAGAAGTCTACTGTTTTTGGGGAAATACCCATATCTGCAAGAAATTTCATGCAGTAGCTTTTTCTAGTGGAAAAATTCCTTCATCTGTTAACCAGGCAGCATATTTCAACGACTCATAAATGTCTTCTGCTTCAAGGTATGGATAACTTTCCATAATCTTTTTGACAGTCATACCATTAGCTACCAAATTTACTATTAAGGAAACTGTTATTCTCATTCCCCTTATGCAAGCCCGTCCACTCATCACATTTGGATCAAAAGTTATCCGATCGAATCCTAACATTTTCGCCTCTAATTTTTTGAACAACCATTTACTAATTTTGCAATACGTTTATAAACAAATTAACAAAATTATTTTTCAATCACAACTTGAAATTGTAAACTCATTCTAAACAAGATGAGTAGAGTGATTGAAATTTAAAATTGGGTTGTAATTTTAATTGAGTCAAAACTCCGAAATCAAAACCGATATGAAAACTGCCCTTCAAAACTTCTGTATGCATAGAAATTAGAGCCATAGTCATGATAGGAAATTCTTAATAAAGAAAAATTATTCGGCTGCCAGATAAAGTTTGCCATCCAGTTATTGGCAGTTTCGTTGCCTGTCTGTTGAGTGAGGGAGTAACCTACTTTAGTTATGATTGTTTTCCCCAATTTAACCTGGACACTTGGGCCGAGTGATCGAGTCCAGAAATTTTTAGGTGTCCAATAAGGTTCGGATTCGGGGTAAAAAAGATTCATATCCTGGTAAGCATAAACTGCATTCAAAAATAGGGAAGGGTTTCCGGAAAAGAATCGATATTCAGATTCGATGTACAATTCCAGCTTTTGATTATTATCAGAATACCAACTTTTCTGCACATCGCCACTGATTAATGTATTGGTGTTAGGCTTCCAATAAATATTTTGGCCGATTCTTTTTGCTTTTAACTTTTGTCTGATAGCCAAAGCTCCATCCAGTACTTGATTATATCTCGCATAAGTAGATGAAAATAATTGCCCCGGCCATCTACTTTTCTCTGAAAGAGTTTGTTGCAGTTGAAATTCAAACAATCCAAAGGTTTCTTCCTGGTCGAACCGAATATATCCCCCGGTGGTTACAAATCGCGTTTTCGGATGAACAAACCATGTCCCTCCCAATTTTAAACCTTGACCATAAGAAAACACTTTACCGACCGATTTTTTTTCTTCAAGTTGTCGATATATTGTCTCAGCTTGTAATTGCCACCGGGAAGTGACATATCTATTATGCAAAACCGAGACTTCGGTTAATTGTAGATTGTTTGAGTCATCCAAATATTTCAAAGACGAATTAAACAAAGGGCCATAATCTTGTCGAATTTCCAGGAGAAGTTTTGTGCTTTCCTGATGATAGGGATCAACAGACAAAATGTGTTCATATGATTTTTTCGCTTTCATCCATTGAAATGGTGTATATTGACTAAGCTGAGCCAAGTAGAATCGCGCTTTTTGATTTTCAGGTTCGAGTTTTAGTACTTGCCTAAAACTAATCATTGCTTCAGACTGGCGGTCGCTCCACATGGCTGTCTCTCCAAGCAGGAAAAAAGCTTCGGCATTGGTTGAATCCCGTTTGATAATATTCTTAAACGCATCGATGGCTTCGTCATTTCTATTTAATCCTTGTGCTTGAATTCCATGCTCTTTCCAAAGATTAAGATCGCCGGGATTTTTCCTCAGAATAACTTTCTGTAATGCGAAAGCCGCTTTGGGGCGTTCATTCCATTGGTATTGCTGGCTCAATTGCCGTATTGTGTTTAAATCACTTGGATCCAGAGTAACTGCCTTTTCATAGGCAAGCATCGCTTGTTCCGATTGTTCATTCCATGAATAAATCTTCCCAAGTTGCAGCCAATACTCGCGTTTTTTCTCGTTTGTTTTGACTAATTCTTCGTAAACATCAATGGCTTTGATGGATTGATCGGATTCGGTATAAAGTTCGGCCAATCTTTCTAATAACAGGGTTGAATTTTGGTGATGTTGCTTTTGTGTATCAAGTAAAAAAATTGCCTCGGGGTAAAAATTCTCTGCCTCGAGTAATTGACTTAATTCCAGCAAAGAATTAAGTGGTATGGATCCTGATTCCGCTAGAGCCCGAATTTTGGTTTTTGCCAGGCCAAACTCACCATTTTCAAATAATATCTTCACTGAACTATATTTATCATCTCCACTTGCAAAACTTACTGTCAAAGAAATGAACAGAAATATGATTCCAGAAATTTTGAAATATTGTTTCATTTTTCTTTCCATATTTATGAATTAATTTCTGGTTGTTTATTTTTTATTTTTGTTTCCTGTGAATCTTCATCAACTAAAACCTTACTACTCCTGAACCTCCATTTATCATCAGTATTGATAACTGACTCAATGGGCTGGTTTGCGAAAATGTAAAAATCGATTCTTTTCATTGAATACACTAAAAGCGGCCAGGAAATAGCAGTGGTTAATATTCCGGCGAGCAAAAATCCATACCCAAAATATTGGATTCCCAATTGAATTGAGATATATGTAAAAATACCGTTTAGTGCTGCAAACAAAATAGTAAGATACAAGGCTCTTTTTCTCATTTCATAATAGAGGAAAATGATATTAATATTCATATTAATTACATGAAAGAAAGCTCCAAGAAGTAAAACCCGAAATAGCCAAATCGAAACTCCGCGATAGCCCAGGAAAATAAGGAGTTGCTCAGCAAAAACAATCAGGAGTAGAGTGGTTATACTTTGTAATTTTAGCATTCCCCGCATACCCTCTTTGAGGGTAGTAATCATATCATTTTTCCGCTGTTTGACAATTAATAATGGCTGGCTAAGAATGTCTTTCATAAAGGAAGAGTAAGCTTTGTAAAAATTGGTTTCTGTTAGTATTAAAAAATAAGCCATCGCCGGAATAATACTAAAAAAGCTCAAAAAATAGGGTACATCGTAATAGTTGTAGGTGAAGAAAAAAGAGGTTCCATTGGATTCCTCGAAATGATCCCAAAATAGAAATTTGTCTATCCATATGCCTATATTAAAAAAGAGTCCAATTAAGGCGATGATATAGTACTTTTTCAGATAGACAAAATATTCTTTACGCCAATATTGTTTTTTTTCTAATTCTACAGTGGTTATTCGGTATAGCAGTACAATGATTAAAAGTTGACCCGAACAGAAACCGGCCATCCCGCCTGCTACGGTGATCGAGGGGATTAATAGAAAAGAAACGAGTATACTGACGATCGTTCCGAATAAATATGACCAGGTTACTTTTTGATATTCTTTTGTCGTGCCGACAAATCCCATTAATTGCCAAATGATGCATTGAAAAACAAAAGCAGCTATGCCAAATATTTTATATAAAAGTATGTTGCCTACCGGAGTCCAAACTTCCAATAAGACATAGAATGGGACAGCAAGCGCTAATGCCAATACCATGACTAATACAGTGGAAGTAAAATATCCGGGATAAATATCCTTAAACTCTTTGATAAAATGTTTGTCTGCGACATATCTTGTGAATACCAGTTGAAAAGGGCCCGAGAGGATTAATGAAAACGCAAACGTGTAAACGATGGTTACAGAGAAAACTTGAAGTATACCCTGGTGAAACAGGCCATAGCTGATCCAGCCTATGATCCCGATACATAATACTGTTAATATCATTGGACCAGCAGACAAAACAGAGCCAAACATAAAGGCCTGGATTGTAGAGACCAATGTGCCTTTTCGAATTAGCTTTTGTAACTCAAAGCCTATGCCAGCCATTTGGCTTTCTCCTGAACATTATATTGTTCATATATCTCTTCATAACGGTGAATAAGCCTGTCAAGATCATAATCCAAAATAGCTCTTTCGCGACCTCGTTTAATACATTCCAATCGATATTTGGAATTATGTGCAAATTTCATCACGCCATCTGCCATATTCTCCGGACTTTTTGGCGGCACAACTATTCCATCATCTAACAAAATATCTTCGACATTACCAACCTTGGTTGCAACAATGGGTACACCTGCCATGAGAGATTCAATTAAGGCAAGCGGTTGAGCTTCCTTAATGCTTGATAAACAAAGAACATCTAAAATCGGGAAGAACTTTTTCACATCAACCTTTCCTGTAAATGTAACCGAATCTTTTAAATCCAGGTTCTGAACCAGAATCAACAGTTCTTTATAATACTCCGTTTGTTCTTCCTGTGGTCCAATTAAATAGAAATGGGCATCTTTAATTTGATCCTTTATGATTCGAGCAGCCATGATAAAACTCTTAACATCCTTGATGGCAACCATTCGACCTATGAAACCTACATTAAAACCCTTATGCTTGTGAGGTTGGATGTCTTTGTATTGTTCAATGCGAATGCCGTTTGGAATAACTTCACAGCGGTCTTGCGGCGCCCCTAAATGGATTTGTAATTCCTGGTTTCTTTTGAATAAGGCAATAATTTTATCGGCATGGACATATGCAATCTGTGCCAGTGAATGAAACATTTTTTTCCACATTCGATTATTATAACCGGCATAATTTTTGGATTGATTAATCTCAAGTTCACGTTCTTTGGCGTAAATGCCATGCTCGGTTAAAATGAATGGTTTGCCGGTATTGACTTTGGCGATAGCGCCCAACAAACCGGCATAACCGGTAGAGACCGCATGGTAAATATCAGCATCCGGGATTTCAGCTTGAAACATTTTCAATAAAGGTAAATGGGTCGCTCGCCAGCTCCAGTAATAATCTATAAAAGGCATGATGGGGTGGTTCTTGTTGTATTTTTCCGTAAGCAGTTCCCAACCTTGGAAATCTTTGAAAATATTCTCGAGCGATAAAGCATTTGGTTCATTTCTGGAAAATTGCTTGTAAAATTCTGCAAATTGACAGATTTCTCCATTTTCCATTTTGTCATGAAATTGGTGAATCGTCTTCCACTGTTTGTTGACGTGATATCTTTTTGTATGGTTTTTTAGTTTGTTTTCTAACACAACTTCATGCATATCGACAACATTCTTTGGAAATTTAAATTTCGATGGTTGATTTTTTTTCGGTACAATCGTCCAAAGAACGAATTCCACTTCTGGGAGATTGGAAATTAATTGTTGCAACCAGATGGAGACTCCACCAAAGACGTAAGGATAAGCGCCCTCTATGATTGTGCAGACTCTAACTTTTCTATTCTTTGCCATTTTTCTTTTTTTTACTCAAAATATAAGTTAACAGGTTGAATTTATTGGTACGCTCCAGTCTGATCTGAACTAATATGAAGCCAAAAACAGCAGCCAGAAAAATCCAGTACTTTGATTTCAAAAGCATATAGTTGATTGACGAACTTGGCTTCAATACAATTTTCCCTGAGTTTGTAATGAATGATTCAAATGAAAGGGTTCCATGCTCATCGCTTTTTAAATATTGAATTGTAGAATAGATGAACTCCTGTTGTGAAAAAGCGCTGGCCTGTTTATAACTGTTCGTTTGAGAATTTAGCGGTAACTTTTTAATTGAAAAGTAGGCATTCGGGCTAAGATTTTTTAAAGTAGCATGAAAATTACCATAACCACGTACATACAGGTATATTTCATTTCCCTGGGTTTCCAGGGAATCCACCAGTTGGTTGGCATAATTGAGATACGGAATGGTTTTAGTGGGTTCCCCAAAAACGAGTTTATGCTCTTTCCTGGCATTTAGATGGATCAACAAATCCCCTTTGTCTTTCGTAAAACCTATAACATTTTCAGATAAAGAAAGATTAACTTCTCTTATCTCGTTCTTAAATCGAATTGTCCGGAGATTTCCATCATTTAAGAAAACATACTCATTTTCATCTGCCTGGTAAATTTTTGTGTTAATAAAGTCTTTGACTGATTTTATATAATCGGAAGTATAAACAAAAGTTAGGTCTTGCTGTTCAGCCCATTTAAGAACCTGTCTTAGCGATTGCCAGCCTTCATTCCATTCAACGATGTATGGATGAAAATAAATATTTACAGGAGCCACCGGTCTGTGGCCACCGGTGAATTGAATCGATTTAATTACATTAGAGTAGCCATCATAAGGCCATTGCCAGCCATTGGTAAATTCAAATTCATTGCTAATTCTGGAATTAACTCTCATTTTGCTACCAACCTGGCCATAAGGGGGATAAAACGTACTGATCGATGGCCGTTCCAAATCCAATTTCCCAGCGCCGCCATTTATATGTAAGAAACCTTGATTCTCCAGAAGATCGATTTCTAATTGATTTGGATTGCACATCCCTGTCCAAAAAAAGAGTTTCACCGATTTTCCCGGTGGGACAAGGTTCTCCTGAATATATTTGATTGATCCTACAGTTTCAAGAGCCGGATCATAGCTATAAGAATCGACTTTCAAGGATAATTTTCCCGTCCTCCAATCATGTGGATGTGCGAAGCCATGACTAGCCGGTTCTACATTTGGAAGACGGAAGATTTCTCGTGCCGCTTCAAAGGTATCATTGTTTCCGTTATAGGCCGGACTAACATCAGCTACTATCACAGAAAATGAAAACGGAAATGCAAATTTGGTTAAGATTCGATTCTTGGTTAATTTTCCACAATTGTGCCATCGGTTGATCTTGGAGATTGTACTAAATCCATCACCATCTATGTGAATAAAAGCAGTCCGATAACCACAAGTTGTATTGATATCTGCAATGGGTAAATCATCACAGTGGAAAGCTTTATCGAAAAATTTAAAGGGATCGATGTACCATTGTGCATGGTAAGTTTTAGTATCAATTTTTGAAATAGCTCCTTGCTGAATATATCCACCATTTGGAGTTAAAATTGCGATATCACTCTTTTTATTATCTGCCGTTAAAGATAAAAGGACTTGGTTTTGCGGATCAACAGAGATAATGTTTTCGATGGTTTCAGGTTTAAATTCAATGAATTTTGCCTCGTAATCATAAAACTGATCATTTTTAAAATCAATTTGTACATTTTGGTTTTTTAGCTGGTTGTAGTTATAGGTCAATCCGAAGTAATCACAAATTCTTTGAACTTCTTTATCATCCTTCTCAGTAGATGAAGCCCCTAACTCAAAGTGTGCTCCAAGATTACCCAGGATTACAACATATTTCCCGGATTGTAGCATTTCCATCAACCATTTTCTGTAACGTGCAGCCTCTCTCATTTCGGAGCTTCCAAACCAGGAAATAATGCCACGATAATCATTCATCTCATCCAGTGTCGGAAGATTCCCTTCGGCGTCTGAATAAGTGACTACCAGGCCCAGGTTGTTAAGCGGTAGTTGTGCATTAAAATAAATATTGTTTTGTTGTTCCGAATTCCCTTCACTGGATTTGTACAACGCTAGAATTTTTCGAGGAATCAGATTCGATTGTGAAAATGCGCTGCCGGTAAAACCCAGGAACGCCAAAAACCAAACAAAAGTAGAGAAAATGTTTTGAATCTTAATTTCCCCAGTATAAATGTGCATAATATTCCTCAACCTGGTGGTGGTGTACCGGCATGGTTTTCATGATCTTTTTAACAAAATCGTATCGTCCTCGGAGAAAGTAGATTTCAGCCATAACGATATAAGCCAATATCAAACTCTTATCATGACGTATCGCTTCTTTTAAATCCAATAGCGCCTGGGCATAATTCGATTTCAATTGAAAAGCCCAGCCACGATAGAGATTGTGGTTGGCATCATGGACGCCGTCATCAAAATTCTTATTTAATAACTCGATAGCTTTTTTTAAGAAGAAATTTCCCAGGACTTCACTGGTGACCAATAACCTGGTAAATTCGATATAGGTTTTGGCCAATTCGAATCGATTTCTATGATCGTTTTGGTCCTCTTCAAGAGCTTTTCGAAGCTTATGAATTCTCTTTTGCATTTCGTCTTCTAGTCGATCCAATTCTGAAGCCGTATACAAACGGACTTCTTCATCCTCATCTAATAACATGCCATGAAGCATTTGGATTGACAATGGTGTTCTACGTTCGGCAATTCTGCGGATCGCCTCTTTGCGAATATCCGGTTCAGGATCATGGACTGTATCCAGTAATGGCTCCATACCCAATGAGAATTCCACGTACTGACTGATATCAATCACTCCAAGCGCCAGTGCTTGCTTGGCTTCGCTTTGGTTTTCCGGCAGGAATCTAATATCAGATTGTGTCTGTTGTCGCTTAAGTTGTAGGTATCGTTCCCAATTCATGATTTAGTGACTTTTTCTTCCTCAGATGTTACTTGTGTAGTTTTTGAATTTAGCTCAAGAGAATGATATGCAAGGTTGAGCATATCGCCGAATGATTTTATTGACGGGTGATATGTCGCAGCGCCAAATGAAAGTTTTATATATTTATTCCAAGTATTATCTACTCCGTCTTGCGTTTGAATTTTTTTAATTCTATCGATTACCGTTAAAAGGCCGTCGGTATTTGTAAATGGCAGAGACATGATAAACTCACTGGAATGTTTACCGGTTGCTAAAATATCGACAGTTCTTAATAGGGTTTGGAACGTATGGCTTTGCCATTTTGCAGCTTCAACCCGAACTGCATGGCCAAGCTTTTGTTCAATTACTTCAAATCCGTCAACTTTAATGATTAAGATGGCAAATTCAAGCTTGTATCGTGCCGCTTTCGTAAATTCAACGTTTGCCATTGTTTCGAAGGAATCATATTTTGGTAAATTAGTGATCGGATCGATCTTGACCATATCCTGAAGATCCTGGTACTTTATGATGTTTTTGAGAGCCGGAACGGCAAGTTCGGCAATCATAGCTAAAATTCTAATCGTCGAAATATTCAATTTGAGAAATGGAATGTCATCGACGGTTAAAATTCCAACAATGACCGAACCCATGGAAATAGGCACATAAGCATAGGCTCTATTTTTAGATTTTTGCCAGGTATCAAATATTTTGTCATCATCAGAAATGTCTTTTATGGTCATGAGCTTATTTGAATTGAGAATCATCCCGAAAATATCGGATTTCAGAGGCAGTTTCTGGTACACATCTTCTGAATCCTCATAACCGTACCTGGCTACTCGGATTATATTATCATTTGGATAATCAATTACATAAAGTGAGACTTTTGTAGCCCCGGTGAACCGGGATGTTAGCTGGGTAAGTGATGAATAAAATTGTTTTTCATCTAAAGTTTCCAGTGATTTTGTTGCCTGGTACAAGGAGTGAACGGTCTCTTCTTGCCCAACAATTCGATTTTCTAGTTCCTCTTTTATAATTGTAATAATTTCCAGTTGCTCTTTTAATTTGCTGTTTTCTTTTTTCAGGTCCGAATTTTCTTTAACGATTGCCCGTTCAAAGCTTTTGTTAAATCCTCGCATTTCACCGACAATCAAAGCCGCAAGAAGGAATGAAACTAAAGATATCAGGAATGATGCTTCGGTGAGCATGGACCAGTTAAAGTACGGAGCGCTATCTAAATAGGCGTAGACAACCAGAATCAAGCCGGAAATGAAGGCAGCCACCAGGCCTTCCCATCGGCCAAATCGACTTGCTACGAGCAGCACTACAATTAAATAAGGATGGGGATTTAAGCCCTGAAAACCGGGTGAATCCGGAAACAGGAAAATATTCACGCTAATAATCAGCAGAAAAAAAGTCAAAAGACTAAAAGAAACATCTTTCAAATATCGGTAATTCATGAATAGGTTCCTACTTTTGATAATCAGTCAGGAATAAAATGTCCTCGAATTCTTCAGTTAAAAAGGATGAAGAATTATTTGCTTCCTGAGGCGTCGTATTTTGAGTTGCAGCTTCCAGTTTATTAATTTGAATGTTTTGTTTTAAAGATTGGACAGCTAGTTTGGAATCGGAATACTGGGGAAATAGGTCTTCAATGGAATACAATTTAAATAGTCGAGTGATGACACTATCCTGATAAACTAGGATTATTTTTTTATTATTTTTCCTGACAAATTTTTTGAGATGAATTAAACAAGCGATCCCGGTACTGTCAATATTACGAAGTTTATTGAAATCCAATATAGCAGCATTTCGTGTTGAGAGGTACTCCAATATTTTCTTTTTGAAAGCCTCACTATTGGTGGCGATCAGTGAATCCGGTTGTTTAATTCTTACTATAGAAAAAGTGTCCGTATGTTTAACTTGCAGTTTGAGGGTAAATGGATGATCCTTTGACCTGTCTGGTGCGGTTTTCTTTAAAGAACTAACCGCTTCTTCTAAAGAATTGAAAACTTCAAAAAACCGATGCAGCCTGGTAATTTGCAGCAATTTTTGAATTTGCATACTTACATTGGTGAGTAATAATTTCCCATTCATGCTCAAAATTTTCTTTCGAATATGAATGAGTGTTGTTAATCCTGCGCTGTCGATATATTCTAAGTTTTCGAAGTTTAAGATTACCGTATTGGATGGTTCAACAGAACCCAAAACCTGGAACTTAAATTCTTCCAGGTTGGTTTGATTTAAACTGCAATTCCGCTTGAATTGTACAAATATGAATTCTTTTTTATGTTGAATATCCAGATGCATATAATCTTTAATATTTTGC
Above is a genomic segment from candidate division KSB1 bacterium containing:
- a CDS encoding HEAT repeat domain-containing protein — translated: MNWERYLQLKRQQTQSDIRFLPENQSEAKQALALGVIDISQYVEFSLGMEPLLDTVHDPEPDIRKEAIRRIAERRTPLSIQMLHGMLLDEDEEVRLYTASELDRLEDEMQKRIHKLRKALEEDQNDHRNRFELAKTYIEFTRLLVTSEVLGNFFLKKAIELLNKNFDDGVHDANHNLYRGWAFQLKSNYAQALLDLKEAIRHDKSLILAYIVMAEIYFLRGRYDFVKKIMKTMPVHHHQVEEYYAHLYWGN
- the pelF gene encoding GT4 family glycosyltransferase PelF encodes the protein MAKNRKVRVCTIIEGAYPYVFGGVSIWLQQLISNLPEVEFVLWTIVPKKNQPSKFKFPKNVVDMHEVVLENKLKNHTKRYHVNKQWKTIHQFHDKMENGEICQFAEFYKQFSRNEPNALSLENIFKDFQGWELLTEKYNKNHPIMPFIDYYWSWRATHLPLLKMFQAEIPDADIYHAVSTGYAGLLGAIAKVNTGKPFILTEHGIYAKERELEINQSKNYAGYNNRMWKKMFHSLAQIAYVHADKIIALFKRNQELQIHLGAPQDRCEVIPNGIRIEQYKDIQPHKHKGFNVGFIGRMVAIKDVKSFIMAARIIKDQIKDAHFYLIGPQEEQTEYYKELLILVQNLDLKDSVTFTGKVDVKKFFPILDVLCLSSIKEAQPLALIESLMAGVPIVATKVGNVEDILLDDGIVVPPKSPENMADGVMKFAHNSKYRLECIKRGRERAILDYDLDRLIHRYEEIYEQYNVQEKAKWLA
- a CDS encoding DUF5615 family PIN-like protein; its protein translation is MKFLADMGISPKTVDFLIALGFESIHLSALKLNKMLDSEILNKAKNEGFILLTHDLDFSELVAASKAKLPSVIIFRLRNMQPNNVNSTLKKIVTNHSSALKQGAIISVTDSQIRVRQLPIKSI
- the pelG gene encoding exopolysaccharide Pel transporter PelG, whose amino-acid sequence is MAGIGFELQKLIRKGTLVSTIQAFMFGSVLSAGPMILTVLCIGIIGWISYGLFHQGILQVFSVTIVYTFAFSLILSGPFQLVFTRYVADKHFIKEFKDIYPGYFTSTVLVMVLALALAVPFYVLLEVWTPVGNILLYKIFGIAAFVFQCIIWQLMGFVGTTKEYQKVTWSYLFGTIVSILVSFLLIPSITVAGGMAGFCSGQLLIIVLLYRITTVELEKKQYWRKEYFVYLKKYYIIALIGLFFNIGIWIDKFLFWDHFEESNGTSFFFTYNYYDVPYFLSFFSIIPAMAYFLILTETNFYKAYSSFMKDILSQPLLIVKQRKNDMITTLKEGMRGMLKLQSITTLLLIVFAEQLLIFLGYRGVSIWLFRVLLLGAFFHVINMNINIIFLYYEMRKRALYLTILFAALNGIFTYISIQLGIQYFGYGFLLAGILTTAISWPLLVYSMKRIDFYIFANQPIESVINTDDKWRFRSSKVLVDEDSQETKIKNKQPEINS
- a CDS encoding DUF433 domain-containing protein, whose product is MLGFDRITFDPNVMSGRACIRGMRITVSLIVNLVANGMTVKKIMESYPYLEAEDIYESLKYAAWLTDEGIFPLEKATA
- a CDS encoding diguanylate cyclase, with the protein product MNYRYLKDVSFSLLTFFLLIISVNIFLFPDSPGFQGLNPHPYLIVVLLVASRFGRWEGLVAAFISGLILVVYAYLDSAPYFNWSMLTEASFLISLVSFLLAALIVGEMRGFNKSFERAIVKENSDLKKENSKLKEQLEIITIIKEELENRIVGQEETVHSLYQATKSLETLDEKQFYSSLTQLTSRFTGATKVSLYVIDYPNDNIIRVARYGYEDSEDVYQKLPLKSDIFGMILNSNKLMTIKDISDDDKIFDTWQKSKNRAYAYVPISMGSVIVGILTVDDIPFLKLNISTIRILAMIAELAVPALKNIIKYQDLQDMVKIDPITNLPKYDSFETMANVEFTKAARYKLEFAILIIKVDGFEVIEQKLGHAVRVEAAKWQSHTFQTLLRTVDILATGKHSSEFIMSLPFTNTDGLLTVIDRIKKIQTQDGVDNTWNKYIKLSFGAATYHPSIKSFGDMLNLAYHSLELNSKTTQVTSEEEKVTKS
- a CDS encoding STAS domain-containing protein encodes the protein MLLLTQNIKDYMHLDIQHKKEFIFVQFKRNCSLNQTNLEEFKFQVLGSVEPSNTVILNFENLEYIDSAGLTTLIHIRKKILSMNGKLLLTNVSMQIQKLLQITRLHRFFEVFNSLEEAVSSLKKTAPDRSKDHPFTLKLQVKHTDTFSIVRIKQPDSLIATNSEAFKKKILEYLSTRNAAILDFNKLRNIDSTGIACLIHLKKFVRKNNKKIILVYQDSVITRLFKLYSIEDLFPQYSDSKLAVQSLKQNIQINKLEAATQNTTPQEANNSSSFLTEEFEDILFLTDYQK